The following proteins come from a genomic window of Venenivibrio stagnispumantis:
- the pyrF gene encoding orotidine-5'-phosphate decarboxylase, whose translation MEKKLAFAVDINDLEEAKKVIKEIEHKDIIIKIGYNLFIKGGYGLIDYIKNLGFEIFLDLKLHDIPNTVYNGVLSAKELNIDYLTIHSLGGKEMLEKAYEAKQNSNLKVIAVTILTSHNEEYKNYIKTEYSLKELAFNLAKTAIDIGIDGVVSSAHEVRFLKENINKDFIAVVPGIRFDNNKMDDQQRIATPEEAVKNGADIIVVGRPILKAENKNKIIEEIINRMRV comes from the coding sequence GTGGAGAAAAAATTAGCATTTGCTGTTGATATTAATGATTTAGAAGAAGCAAAAAAAGTAATAAAAGAGATAGAGCATAAAGATATTATTATAAAAATAGGATACAACTTATTTATAAAAGGTGGTTATGGCTTGATTGATTATATAAAAAATCTTGGATTTGAGATATTCTTAGATTTAAAACTTCATGATATTCCAAACACAGTATATAATGGAGTTTTATCGGCTAAGGAGCTAAATATAGATTACCTTACTATCCACTCTCTTGGTGGTAAAGAAATGCTTGAAAAAGCATACGAAGCAAAACAAAACTCAAATCTAAAAGTTATAGCTGTAACCATCTTAACAAGCCATAATGAAGAATATAAAAATTATATAAAGACAGAATATTCTTTAAAAGAGCTTGCTTTTAACTTGGCAAAAACAGCAATTGATATAGGAATAGATGGAGTTGTTTCATCTGCCCATGAAGTTAGATTTTTAAAAGAAAATATAAATAAAGATTTTATAGCAGTTGTCCCCGGTATAAGATTTGATAATAATAAAATGGATGACCAACAGAGAATAGCAACACCGGAAGAAGCAGTAAAAAATGGAGCAGATATAATAGTAGTAGGAAGACCTATATTAAAAGCTGAAAATAAAAATAAAATAATAGAAGAGATAATTAACAGGATGAGGGTATGA
- a CDS encoding HigA family addiction module antitoxin, translated as MNIKEFKEALKNKQYIEAVPIVELKREPTHPGEILEEEFMKPLGLSQSKLAKELGVSIRAINEIINKKRGITPEMAIRLSQRFGTTAEFWLGLQIDYDLWKAYNKPSRKFKNKSVNY; from the coding sequence ATGAATATAAAAGAATTCAAAGAAGCTTTAAAAAATAAGCAGTATATAGAAGCTGTTCCTATTGTTGAGCTTAAAAGAGAACCTACACATCCAGGAGAAATTCTTGAAGAAGAATTTATGAAGCCTTTAGGGCTTTCCCAATCAAAACTTGCTAAAGAACTTGGAGTTAGTATAAGGGCTATTAATGAGATAATAAATAAAAAAAGAGGAATAACTCCTGAAATGGCTATTAGACTTTCTCAAAGGTTTGGAACAACTGCAGAATTCTGGCTTGGATTACAAATAGATTATGATTTATGGAAAGCATACAATAAACCAAGTAGAAAATTTAAAAATAAATCTGTTAATTATTGA